Below is a genomic region from Myxococcaceae bacterium JPH2.
GACCTCCTCGGCGATGATGATGAGCGGCTTGCCCGCGCGCGCCACCTGCTCCAGCACCGGCAGCAGGTCCTTCATCGACGAGATCTTCTTCTCGTGGATGAGGATGAGGGCGTCGTTGAGGACCGCCTCCATGCGCTCCGGATCCGTCACGAAGTACGGGGACAGGTAGCCGCGGTCGAACTGCATGCCCTCGACCACGTCCAGGGTGGTCTCGAGGCCCTTGGCCTCCTCGACCGTGATGACGCCCTCCTTGCCGACCTTCTCCATCGCGTCCGCGATGATCTGGCCGATGGTGGAGTCACCGTTGGCGGAGATGGTGCCGACCTGGGCAATCTCCTTCTTGTCCTTGGTGGGCTTGGCCAGCGTCTTCAGCTCGGCCGTGATGGTCGCGACGGCCTTGTCGATGCCGCGCTTGATGTCCATCGGGTTGTGGCCCGCGGCGACCAGCTTCGCGCCCTCGCGGAAGATGGCCTGCGCCAGCACGGTGGCCGTGGTGGTGCCGTCACCCGCGACGTCAGACGTCTTGGAGGCAACCTCCTTGACCATCTGCGCGCCCATGTTCTCGAACTTGTTCTCCAGCTCGATCTCCTTCGCCACCGTCACGCCGTCCTTCGTGATGGTGGGGGAGCCAAAGCTCTTCTCGATGACGACGTTGCGGCCCTTGGGCCCCAGGGTCACCTTGACCGCGTCCGCGAGGATGTTCACGCCGCGGAGGATGGCCTCACGCGCGCGCACGTCGAAAATGATGTCCTTCGCCATGGTGGAATGAATCCTTGGAAAAGAGGTGGGAAGGCCGGACTACTTCTCGATCACGCCGAGCACATCCTCCTCGCGGAGGATGAGGTGCTCCTCGCCGTCCAGCTTGATCTCCGTCCCGGCGTACTTGCTGAAGAGAATGGTGTCGCCCGCCTTGATGTCGAGGGGACGAACCTTGCCGTCCTCCTGCACCTTGCCGTTACCGACGGCGATCACCTTGCCCTCGAGGGGCTTCTCCTTGGCGGTGTCCGGGATGAAGAGGCCGCCCTTGGTCTTGTTCTCCTCGGCGACGCGCTTGACGATGAGCCGATCCTGCAGGGGACGAATCTTCATGAGTTGCTCCTTGCTCCACGTGAAGGACGCCCGTTCCGGCAGGTGCCGGTCGGTGCGCCGGTGGGGGGTTGAAGAAGGGTCGTGACGACCCGCGGCATTAGCACTCGAACCACCCGAGTGCTAATGCCTGAGCGCGCGGGATAATAACCAGGGTCTTTGACCCGTCAAGCGACGACGGGGCACCGTTCCGTGCAGCGCTAAACACCTGACCTCGTTGCGCTTTTGGGCCCCGTGGGCCCGGTGCACCCGCGCGCTCCAACCCTCGCCGCACCCACCCGGAATTGGCACTCAGAGGTTGCGAGTGCCAGCGTAACCCATTGGAATCACTGGGGGTGTCTTTTGCGGTGCTCCAGGCCTGTTGCTAGCGTTGCGGGAGGCTTGGAGGTGTCGATGAGTGGACTGCTGGCTTCCTCTTCCCTGAAGGAATTCTTCAAGTCGTTGCTCGACGAGGTCCTGGCCCGGCAGCGGGTGGGGCTGACGGAGGGCGCGGAGTTCTACCTGGTCAACCTGCTGTCGGACTTCGCGGCCACGGACGCGCTGTTCAACCGGGACGCGGAGGGCCGCCGGGACCACGAGCCGCTCGCGCTGCTGTACCACCGGGCCCTCCAGCAGGAGCGTGAGGAGCGGATCCGCACGCTGCGGCGCCTGGGCGACGTGTCGCTCTACAAGGCCGGCTTCTTCTCGGGGGCGCTGCAGCACGGCCTGGTGGGGCCGGACTACTACATCCAGATGGGCGGCTCGGCGTATGGGCAGGTGGCGGCGCTGGCGCCCGCGTCGGGCTTCGCCGAGGTGTACCGGGAGCTGTGCGAGAAGTTCCGGGCCCTGGTGTCGCTGCTGGAGGAGATCGCCGCGCGCGGCATGGTGAGAGCGGGCCCCAGCGGCGCGCTGAAGGTCTACGAGTCCTGGGCCCGCACCGGCGACGACAAGCTGGAGCGGGTGCTGGTGGAGGCCGGGCTGGTCGCGCGCAAGGGCACCTTGCCCAACTGAGGGAGGCCCGATGATTGCCCGGCTTCAGGAGCACCTGGAGGCCATCTACGGCTTCACGTGCGAGGCGAGGGCCGAGGCCTTCGTGGTGGACACCGAGGCGGCGGTGCAACTGGGCGCCAGTGGCCAGGGCTCGGAGGAGCTGCTGGTGAGCGTGGACTCGGACGGGGAGGGGCTGGAGCTGGCCCTGTACCTGGCGCCCTCGCTGCTGGCCCGCCTCAAGCCCTACGAGGCGGGCCCGCTGGGGCACGTGCTGGACGCGGACCTGGACGGCTACTGCCAGGTGACCGAGGGCGTCAGCCACTTCCTCTACGTGGCCCACACGGCCCACTACGGCCGCACCGTGTCCTTGCTGGAGCTGGAGGCCCAGGCGGAGGTGGACAAGTTCGCGGTGTGCCTGCTGCACCGCTGGGGCGAGGGTGCCCAGGCCTGGGCCGCGGAGCTGCTAGGCCGGCTGTTCGACCAGGTGTCCTACCAGCCGCGCCTGTCCTCCCAGGAGCGCTGGCGGTACGAGGAGGCCAACCGGCTGTCCCGGCGCTTCTGCTCGCGGCTCATGGGGCACGTCATCGGGAGGCGGTTGGATCGGCTCCTGGGCGACCTGCGCTACGCCTATCGGTTGGGGGCGGAGGCCAAGCTGCGGCACTTCGCCCACGGTGGTTGATTGCCCCCGGGGCCGTTCGCTTCGGGTAGGGTGGGTCCATGCCGCGCGAGGCATCCGCAGGAGGTGTCGTCATCCGGGGAAGTGCCCCCACTTGGGAAGTGGCGGTCATCCGTCCGCACGGGCGCCAGCTTTGGGCCCTGCCCAAGGGCCACGTGGACCCCGGCGAGACGCCCGAGCAGACCGCGATGCGGGAGGTCCGGGAGGAGACGGGGCTCACCGTGGGGCTGCTCGCGCCCCTGGGGGAGATCCGCTACGTCTACCAGTTCCGGGGACAGCGCATCTTCAAGCGCGTCCACTTCTTCCTGTTCCGCTACGAGGAAGGGGAACTCGGGCCACTGCCCGGTCCGCGCGTGGAGGTGGATGAAGTGCGATGGGTGCCCATGGAGGGATTGGTGTCCTCGTTGGGCTACAAGGGCGAGAAGGCCGTGGCGGGGCGGGCGAGCCGCTGGATGCGCGCGCAGGGCCTGCTGCCCGAGGCTCCCCCGCCAACCGAGAGGGAGCCAGGGTAGGACACGCGGGGGTTAACCCTGCTTCTTCTCGTCGCCCGCGTACTTGCCGGACAGCGCCTCGCGCACGTCCCGGTCGAACTTCACGCGGCCCGTGGCCACCTCGCGCAGGGCGAGGACGGGGGGCTTGTTCTTGGAGGTGTCGCTGATGGGGCGGGCGCCGGCCATGAGCTGACGGGCGCGCTTGGCACCCAAGAGGACCAGCGCGAACCGGTTGTCCACGAGGGGGAGGCAGTCTTCAACTGTGACGCGGGCCATGGAACATCCTTCTCTGGCGAAAAGCGGCTGAAAACGCTGAAACCTAAAGAGGGCCCCCCGACGAGTCAAGGAAGGACGTGGCGCCCGAGCCACCCGGCGGACAGGCGCCCTGTTTCCGCCCCGCGAACGCCGCGCCGACGATGTCGCGCGCCTCCTGGACGATGGCGTCCAGGTGGCCCTGGTCCCGGAAGCTCTCCGCGTAGATTTTGTACACGTCCTCGGTGCCCGAGGGGCGCGCGGCGAACCAGCCGTTCTGGGACGTCACCTTGAGGCCGCCGATGTCCGCGTTGTTGCCCGGCGCGCGCGTGAGCCGCTGGAGGATGGGCTCTCCGGCGAGCGTGGTGGCCTTCACCGCGTCCGGCGACAGCTTCTTGAGCGCGGCCTTCTGCGCGGGCGTCGCGGGTTGATCGATGCGCGTGTAGAGCGGCGCGCCGAAGCGCGAGGCCAGGGCCTGGTAGTGCTCGCCGGGGTCCTTGCCCGTGCGCGCCAGAATCTCCGCCGCGAGCAGGTCCAGGATGATGCCGTCCTTGTCCGTGGTCCACACCGTGCCGTCGCGCCGCAGGAACGACGCGCCCGCGCTCTCCTCGCCTCCGAAGCCCAGCGACCCATCCAGGAGGCCGGGCACGAACCACTTGAAGCCCACGGGCACCTCGAGGACGCGGCGGCCCAGGTCCTTCGCCACCCGGTCGATGAGGCTGCTGCTGACGAGCGTCTTGCCCACCGCGGCCTCGGCGCTCCAGCCGGGCCGATGTCCAAACAGATAGGAGATGGCCACCGCGAGGTAGTGATTGGGGTTCATCAGCCCCTGGCTGCGCGTGACGATGCCGTGCCGATCCGAGTCCGCGTCGTTGCCGAAGGACAGCGCGTACTGGTCCTTCAGCCGCACCAGGTTCGTCATCGCGTAGGGCGATGAGCAGTCCATGCGGATCTTCCCGTCATGGTCCAACGGCATGAAGCGGAACGTCGGATCCAACACCGGGTTCACCACGGTGAGGTCCAAGCCGTAGCGCGCGGCGATGGGCGCCCAGTAGTGCAGGTTGGATCCGCCGAGCGGATCCGCGCCCAATCGCAGCTTCGCGCCGCGGATGACCTCCATGTCCACCACGTGGCCCAGGTCCTCGACGTAGGGCGTGATGAAGTCGTGCACCTTCACCGTCGGGGCGCCGCGGGCCCTCTCGTACGTCACGCGCTGGACGCCCGCGTTGCCTTGCGCGAGCAGCTCGTTGGCGCGGCGCTCGACGATGGACGTGACGTTCGTGTCCGCCGGGCCACCGTTGGGCGGGTTGTACTTGATGCCACCGTCCTCGGGCGGGTTGTGGGACGGCGTGATGACGATGCCGTCCGCGAGTCCCGTCGCGCGGCCTCGGTTGTACGTGAGGATGGCGTGCGAGATGACGGGCGTGGGCGTCGCGCCATCCGAGAAGCGCACCTGCACGCCGTGCGCGGCGAGCACCTCCAGCGCCGTGCGCTGCGCGGGCTCCGAGAGCGCATGCGTGTCCATGCCGAGGTAGAGCGGCCCGTCGTAGCCCTGCTGCTGGCGGTACTCGCACAGCGCCTGCGTCACCGCGAGGATGTGGGCTTCGTTGAAGCTGCGGCGCGCAGCCGAGCCTCGGTGGCCCGACGTGCCGAACGCCACGCGGTGCTCCGGCTCGTTCGGATCCGGCCGCTCGGAGAAGTACTGCGCGCGCAGCTTCTCCGGATCGATGAGGAACTCCGCGGGAGGGGGCTTGCCAGCGAGTGGATGGGCCATGGGCCCCGACATTAAGCGGGCCGCGTGCGGGATGGAGCCCCCCTCGTGTGGCGCTGTCGTCCGCTGATCAGGCGCGGAGGTTTCCTAGCGCGCCAGCGCCGGGGTGGGTGCGTCCGGAGCGGGGGGCGGGTCATCCTCGACGGGCATGGCCGCGTCCTCGGGGAGGATCCGCAGCAGGATGATCGCGGGCACCGCCGCGACCATGGTGAACGAGAAGAACAGGGGCCAGCCCATCCACGTGGCCAGGTACCCAGACACCGAGCCGATGAGGCGATTGGCCACCGTGCCCAGCGCGGACAGCAGCGCGTACTGCGTCGCGCTGAAGCGCTTGTGACACAGCGACATCGTGAAGGCCGCGAAGGCTGTCACGCCCAGGCCCGTGCAGAGGTTGTCCACGGTGATGGCGGTGGCGAGCATGTAGTCGTTCTTGCCCACCAGCGACAGCGCCACGAAGCCCAGGTTGGTGAGGCCCTGGCCGATGCCGAAAATGTAGAGCGCGCGGCGCATGCTCAGCTTCACCATCACCACGCCACCGAGCAGCCCCCCGACGATGGTGGCCACCATGCCCAGGCCCTTGCTCAGCGCGCCAATCTCCGTGTTGGTGAAGCCGAGGTCGATATAGAACGGCGTCACCATGCTGGCGGCGATGGCGTCTCCGAGCTTGTAGAGCACCAGGAACACCAGCACCGCGCCGGCGTAGCGCCGCCGGAAGAAGTCCTCCAGGGGATGGATCACCGCGTCCAGCAAGTTGCGCGGCGGACGCACCTGGGTGGGCTCCGGCGCCAGCAGCGTGGCCACGATGCCCACGCTCATGAGCAGGCCCATGCGGAAGTACGTCTGGGGCCAGCCGATGCGGTCCGACAGCATCAGCGCTCCAGCCCCCGCTACCAGCATGCCCAGGCGGTAACCCGTGACGTACGTCGAGTTCCCCAGGCCGCGCTCCTCCACGGTGAGGATGTCCGTGCGCCACGCATCCGCCACGATGTCGTAGCTGGCGGACAGGAACGTCACCGTGAGCGCCGTGAGCGCCATGGTGAAGGGCGAGTCCTTGGGATTCACCAGGCCCATGCCGGCGATGGCTCCCATGAGGAGCACCTGTGTCAGCAACATCCAGCCGCGCCGCCGCCCCAGGAAGGGCAGCGTGTAGCGGTCCATCAGCGGGGCCCAGAGCACCTTGATGGTGTAGGGCATGGCCACGAGGCTGAAGACGCCGATGGTCTTCAGGTTCACGCCCTCGTTCTTCATCCACGCGGACAGCGTCACCCCGGTGAGCCACAGCGGAAGCCCCGACGCGAAGCCGACGGCCAGCAGCAGCCAGATGCGCGGGCTTCTCAGGACGGAGAGGAAGGACGGGGTGGGCATGGGTGCCGAGAGCATAGAGATTTCACTCGACCCGTCACGTTCCCCCTTCGCGAATGTTCGACTGCTCGCTCCCTGGGCTACGGGTTGAGTTCGGAGAAGTCCGGGCAGCTCTTGGGGTCCCCCTCGGGGGGATTGAACCAGTCCCAGTTGCGATGGATGAAGGTGGTGTGGGCGCCGATGTCCCAGCACTCGGTGTACTTCGCCCCCTTCGCGTCCCCCTCCACGATGTCCACGCTCACCATGCCCCGTCCGTCCGGGGCCCAGCGACTGGTGAGATCCAACGTCTCCCGCAGCCCTCCGGGCACGAGGTCCGTGTCCACCAGCCGGAACACCATCTCTCCCGGCCCGTTGGGCACGGACCGATAGGCGTAGCGCGTCCCGGGCTGCGTGCGCCCCACGGCCGTGAAGGCCAGCTCCACGCGCGTGGGCAGGGCCTTCGTCTGGTAGCCGATATCCAGGCGATCGAGCAGGGCCATGTCCCGCAACAGGAACCCGTGCGCCCGGGCCTCCTTGAGGTCCAGTGACACCGAGCCCTCGCCCTTGCGGATGCCGCCATTCGCCTGGAAGCGGCCGGGCAGGAAGGTCCACCACTGGTCGTCCCCCGCGCCCGAGGGGCGGTACTGCAAGGCATAGGTGAACGCGTCTCCCTCGCGCTCCATCACGAAGCGCACGTCGTTGCCTCGGCGGTCCTTGTCCGCGAAGGGGCCCCAGACGCGCCGGTGCGCCTCGCGCAGCGTGGGCTGCCGCGAGCGGATGGCCTCCAGCAGCGTGAGCAGCGCGTCCACGCTCTGGTTGAACTGCGTGCCTTGCTTGAACGTGTCTCCCGCCAGCTCGGAGAGGTCGCCCAGGAGCTGGAGGCCCAGCGCGTCCTTGCGGGTCTCGATGCCGTTGCCGGTGACCGCCTTGCTCGAGGGGAGGCGGGCGGCGAGGTCCTCGCGCTGGGGCAGGGCGTTGAGGAACTCCAGGTCGTCGTTGGAGAAGTCTCCTCCGCACGCGGAGGCGAAGAGACAGAGCAGGGCAGGGGCCAGGGTTCTCATCGCGTGTGCCCTCATGGCTGATACGTCACCAGCGCGGCCATCTCCCAATAGCCCAGCGCGCGCTGCGCATCGACGTTGTACTGAAGGTAGTGGGCTCGGCCGCGCGTCGTGATGTTCAGTCGCGGCGTGAGCTGCCATCTCACTCCGGCGACGAGTCCCGGAGAGAGCATGTTGAAGTGTTGATCCGGCATCGCCGCGTCGCTGAAGTCTCGGCGCATCATGAGGTACGCGAGCCGTCCTCCCACGAAGGGCACCACGCGCTCCCAGGGCCACTCTGTGACGAGGCTCGTCCCCAGGTTGATCATGCTGTAGCGATACGGCGGGCCGGACAGCGTGGGCAGCGTGAGCACCGCCTGCTTTCCACCGAGCGCCACGTCCACGCCCCAGACCCAGTCGCGGCGGAAGTAGTCATGCAGCTCCGCCTCGAAGCCCACGAGCGGCACGGAGAGGAACAGCGACTGTCGCGTGGTGGAATCGAAGAAGGACTGGTAGCCGCCCGTGAGGCCCAGCGACCACCACGCGCCTCGCAGCGTCATCACACCCTTCACGGGGTCGTCGGAGAAGGGCGCATCCCGCAGCCGCGTCTCTTCCAACACGGTGGTTCGTCCGCGCCGCACCTCCACCTCGCCGATGCGCAGCCGGTCCGTAAGCCGACGCTTCACGCGGTACGTGCCCGGAGCCAGTGCCACGCGCCGCTCCTGGTCTTGCGTCTTCTCCAGCTCGGCGACCACCAGTCCGCCCGGGGTGACGAAGTAGTACTGGCCCGCGGGCGCGAGGCCGGGAACGAGCAGCCCCTCGGCGTTGGCTCGGAGGTCCGTGAGCACCAGGTCTCCGTTGCCCGCGAGGTCGTAGCTGAAGGTCGGATGCTGCGGCCCCGCGCTGCTGTCGGCGGTGTCCGCCACCGTGCGCGCGTACGCGTGGGAGTACGCCTCGAACAGGGTGACCTGTCCGTCGCCGCTGCGGTCCGCGTCGCCCAGGAGGCCGCTGGCCAGGTGGTGCGAGAAGTAGCTGCCGCCCAGCGCGTCCGACTCTTGCGAGTCCTCATCCGCCGCGCTCGACGTGAGGATGACCACGCCGCGCGCCTCTCGCGCCACGCCCGAGTCGATGTCGAACGCGGGCGCCTTGCGAGCGCCCTTCGTGCGAGTCAGCGCACCGGAACGGCACGAGTCCAGGATGGCGATGCGGATGTCCGTGGTCGCCTCCGCCAGTCGCCGCTTGAGTGCGTCAAAAGGCAGGCCGGTGTTCCCCAGCCGGAGCGCGCCATCCTTCGCGTGGCCCGAGTAGTAGACGAGCAGCGCCGTGCGCTCACCCCGAGCCTTCGCCGCGCGAGCCCGCGCCTCCAACTCGCTCAGCGCGGCCAGGAAGTCCGGCGTGCCCGAGTCCAGCAACAGGCGCATGTCGTCATCCGCCACGCCGCCCAGGCGCTCCAGCAGGTCATGCATCTTGCGCGCGTCATCGCGCGCGTAGCGCAGGGGGCGCGTGCCCTCGCCGCCCTCGTCATTGCCGGCCACCAGGGCGAAGCGGTGCACGGACTCCGCGCCCGCGACGGTGGCCCAGAGCGTGCTCAGCAGCGCGAGCGCGCGCCCCACTTGGGTGACGGCGCTCATGGCTTGAGCAAGGTCCACTGGGTCTGTTCTCCCGGCACGTCCAGCGCGGGCATGAGGTCCAGGTCGCGTCCCGAGACAGCATAGGCCCGGCGCGCCGCGTCTCGCAGGGCATCCATGTCGAGCGGCGCATCGGTCAGCAGCACCACCACGCGCTCCGCGCCCGTCCCGGTGAACTCCAGGCTGCCGGGCAGCCAGTGCATCCCTTCACCGGGCTCCACGGGCAGGCTCTCTCCGGTGTCCGGGTAGAGCGCCGTCACTTCGCCCGCCGCGTCGATGGACAGCGCCGCGACAAAGCGATGCGTGTCCGCCGTGTAGCCCAGCCGCACGCGCTCACCGGGGCGCAGCGCTTCGCGGAGGTTCGCGTCCACCACGCGCTGGGGCGCATCACCCCCGCCGATGCGCAGCTCCGCCACCGCGCCACCCTTGAGGCGATTGCTGGAAGACTCCGTGTTCATCAGCGGCCGGACCAGCACGACGAGCAGCACCGAGGCCGCGAGCGAGACGAGCGGCGCCACCCAGCGAGGACGCGCCTTCGCGCGGGTCCGGTCCTCGGTGCGATGGCGCTCCAGGGCTTGCTCGATGCCGGCCTCGAAGCGCTCGAAGGGCACCTGGGCTTCGAACTGGGATTGCACCTGCGCGAAGCGCCGCAGGACCTCCGCGCACGGGGCGCAGCCTGCCGCGTGGGACCGGGCTCGGGCGGCGTCGGAGGCGGGCAGCTCCCCGGCGTGCAGGCGGCGCAGTGTCCACTCTGACTCGTGCGCGCTCATCGAACCGTCAACTCCTCTCCGCCCAGCGTGGCGAAGTGCTCCAACCGTTTGCGCACCGTGGGGACCGAGCGCCCCAACAGCGCCGCCACCTCTTCGAGTGTCATGCCATCCACGTGATAGTGGATCGCGGCGGCTTGGGTCTCCGCGTCCACTCGCGCCAGCAGCCTCCGCACCAACACCCGCGTCTCCATCGCCTCGGGGCCACCATGTCCCTCGGGCCGGGCCGCGGCGTCGCGCTCGAACCACCGTCGCCACGCGGCGCCCTCGGAGCGCAACTGATTGAGACAGTGGTGCGTGGCGATCTTCATCAGCCACGTCAGCGGTGAGGCCTCGGCCCGGAAGGACTCACCATGGGACAGGGCGCGGGCGAAGACGTCCTGCATCGCGTCCTCGGCCTTGGTCGCGTCCTTGAGCAAGTAGCGGCAGCGCTCCTGCACGCTGCCGCCGTACTTCGAATACAGCTCGCGCAGGAAGGCGCGCCGATCCTGGGAGGCACCCCCTTCGATGACCCGGAGGATCGGCTGGCTCGTTCCTGTCACGCGCCCGTCAGCCTACCGCGACTGGCCTCACGGTGAGGAGTAGACCGGCGAGGTGAACGCGCCGCAGTCCGCCGCCTCGGTGCCGTAGCGCGCGGCCAGCTCCAGGCTGAAGCGGAAGTAGGTGCTCTTGAAGTCGGTGTTCCAGCACTCGCTCACCGTGGCCTGACCGGAGAGGTCACCGCCCGACAGCTTGATGTCCGTGCGGCCGTTGCCCAGGTTCGCCCAGCGGCTCTTGATGGCGAGCTGCTCCAGCTTCGTGCGCGTCGGGTCGATGTCGATGTTCTTGTTGAGCACGTAGTCGAACTCCCCGCCCGCGCCCGGCGTGGCCTTGTAGTGGTAGTCCGCGTCCACGCGCACGTCCTGGGCATCGTTGTCACGCACCTTGCGGAAGTGCGCATCCACCGTGGTGCCCGACGTGTCGCTCAGCCGCGCGTAGTCGATCTCCGCCGTGCCCAGGTCCTTCTGGTTGCCATTGGGCAGCGTGCGCGCCACATCCCAGTCGATGAGGATGCTGCCAGAGCCATAGCCGCGCGCGCGGTGGCCGGTCGCGTCCAGCACCACCGTCTGCGAGCCGGAGAGGACGACCTTGTAGGCGGTGTCCGCGTCGCTCTTGGCCTTGCCCTCCAGCACCCACGAGTACGTCAGGTCGCCCGTCTTGGTGACGGTGAGCTTGTACGTGGTGGGGCTCAGCGCTCCGGTGAAGGGGCCCCAGATGGCCTGGGTGTCACTCATCGACGAGGGCACGTGCTGGGTGATGTCGGAGATGAGGTCGAGCACCCAGCGCGTCCCGCCGTTGACCGTGGCGGTCGCGGCGATGGTGAGCTGGTAGTACTCCGCGGTCTGTCCCGCGGCGGAGGCGGAGTCGAGTCCCTGGCCCGTCGAGCCGGGCGACTTCACTTCGACCATCTCCTTGGCGGGGAGGCCGTCCTTGAACGACTCCTCGTCGTTCTTCGGCGTGGAATCACAACCCGCGAACAGCAGGGCGGCACACAGCAGGCTCTTGCGCAGCATGGTTTCGGCGTCCTCTCGCCGGCCCCCGGCGGGCCGTGCATGACGAGTTCGCCCCAATGGACACAGCGGTCGCGGAAAACAGAAAGCGGCTCATTTTCCTCGGTCGCCGCGCCCTGAAAACAAGGGGTTGGGGGCCGCTCGTCTGCCCACCGGCCGCCCTCGCCCGCTCGCCCGACCGCCGGACCGAGTCATCCCTACCTTTCCGCCATGGAAAAACGACACCCAAACCACCCGGGGGAGATGGGGACGGATGCCGCGCTGGCCGAGCAGGCCCGGACTCCCGACGAAATCAACGCCCGGGCCGAGGCGGTCGGGCTCCTGCTCGATGCCGGGGTGCCGTTCGTGGTGGGCGGCGCGTATGCCTATGCCACGTATACCGGCATCTACCGGGACACGAAGGACCTGGACCTCTTCCCGCGCAAGGCGGATGCGGTGCGCGCCCTGTCCATCCTGGAAAACGACGGCTGGCGCACCGAGCGCACCGACGAGGTCTGGCTCTACAAGGCCTTCAAGGGCGAGTACTT
It encodes:
- a CDS encoding MFS transporter, whose amino-acid sequence is MPTPSFLSVLRSPRIWLLLAVGFASGLPLWLTGVTLSAWMKNEGVNLKTIGVFSLVAMPYTIKVLWAPLMDRYTLPFLGRRRGWMLLTQVLLMGAIAGMGLVNPKDSPFTMALTALTVTFLSASYDIVADAWRTDILTVEERGLGNSTYVTGYRLGMLVAGAGALMLSDRIGWPQTYFRMGLLMSVGIVATLLAPEPTQVRPPRNLLDAVIHPLEDFFRRRYAGAVLVFLVLYKLGDAIAASMVTPFYIDLGFTNTEIGALSKGLGMVATIVGGLLGGVVMVKLSMRRALYIFGIGQGLTNLGFVALSLVGKNDYMLATAITVDNLCTGLGVTAFAAFTMSLCHKRFSATQYALLSALGTVANRLIGSVSGYLATWMGWPLFFSFTMVAAVPAIILLRILPEDAAMPVEDDPPPAPDAPTPALAR
- a CDS encoding caspase family protein — protein: MSAVTQVGRALALLSTLWATVAGAESVHRFALVAGNDEGGEGTRPLRYARDDARKMHDLLERLGGVADDDMRLLLDSGTPDFLAALSELEARARAAKARGERTALLVYYSGHAKDGALRLGNTGLPFDALKRRLAEATTDIRIAILDSCRSGALTRTKGARKAPAFDIDSGVAREARGVVILTSSAADEDSQESDALGGSYFSHHLASGLLGDADRSGDGQVTLFEAYSHAYARTVADTADSSAGPQHPTFSYDLAGNGDLVLTDLRANAEGLLVPGLAPAGQYYFVTPGGLVVAELEKTQDQERRVALAPGTYRVKRRLTDRLRIGEVEVRRGRTTVLEETRLRDAPFSDDPVKGVMTLRGAWWSLGLTGGYQSFFDSTTRQSLFLSVPLVGFEAELHDYFRRDWVWGVDVALGGKQAVLTLPTLSGPPYRYSMINLGTSLVTEWPWERVVPFVGGRLAYLMMRRDFSDAAMPDQHFNMLSPGLVAGVRWQLTPRLNITTRGRAHYLQYNVDAQRALGYWEMAALVTYQP
- a CDS encoding DNA-directed RNA polymerase subunit omega, which encodes MARVTVEDCLPLVDNRFALVLLGAKRARQLMAGARPISDTSKNKPPVLALREVATGRVKFDRDVREALSGKYAGDEKKQG
- a CDS encoding alpha-D-glucose phosphate-specific phosphoglucomutase — its product is MAHPLAGKPPPAEFLIDPEKLRAQYFSERPDPNEPEHRVAFGTSGHRGSAARRSFNEAHILAVTQALCEYRQQQGYDGPLYLGMDTHALSEPAQRTALEVLAAHGVQVRFSDGATPTPVISHAILTYNRGRATGLADGIVITPSHNPPEDGGIKYNPPNGGPADTNVTSIVERRANELLAQGNAGVQRVTYERARGAPTVKVHDFITPYVEDLGHVVDMEVIRGAKLRLGADPLGGSNLHYWAPIAARYGLDLTVVNPVLDPTFRFMPLDHDGKIRMDCSSPYAMTNLVRLKDQYALSFGNDADSDRHGIVTRSQGLMNPNHYLAVAISYLFGHRPGWSAEAAVGKTLVSSSLIDRVAKDLGRRVLEVPVGFKWFVPGLLDGSLGFGGEESAGASFLRRDGTVWTTDKDGIILDLLAAEILARTGKDPGEHYQALASRFGAPLYTRIDQPATPAQKAALKKLSPDAVKATTLAGEPILQRLTRAPGNNADIGGLKVTSQNGWFAARPSGTEDVYKIYAESFRDQGHLDAIVQEARDIVGAAFAGRKQGACPPGGSGATSFLDSSGGPL
- a CDS encoding NUDIX hydrolase yields the protein MPREASAGGVVIRGSAPTWEVAVIRPHGRQLWALPKGHVDPGETPEQTAMREVREETGLTVGLLAPLGEIRYVYQFRGQRIFKRVHFFLFRYEEGELGPLPGPRVEVDEVRWVPMEGLVSSLGYKGEKAVAGRASRWMRAQGLLPEAPPPTEREPG
- the groEL gene encoding chaperonin GroEL, whose amino-acid sequence is MAKDIIFDVRAREAILRGVNILADAVKVTLGPKGRNVVIEKSFGSPTITKDGVTVAKEIELENKFENMGAQMVKEVASKTSDVAGDGTTTATVLAQAIFREGAKLVAAGHNPMDIKRGIDKAVATITAELKTLAKPTKDKKEIAQVGTISANGDSTIGQIIADAMEKVGKEGVITVEEAKGLETTLDVVEGMQFDRGYLSPYFVTDPERMEAVLNDALILIHEKKISSMKDLLPVLEQVARAGKPLIIIAEEV
- the groES gene encoding co-chaperone GroES; amino-acid sequence: MKIRPLQDRLIVKRVAEENKTKGGLFIPDTAKEKPLEGKVIAVGNGKVQEDGKVRPLDIKAGDTILFSKYAGTEIKLDGEEHLILREEDVLGVIEK
- a CDS encoding DUF4384 domain-containing protein, whose amino-acid sequence is MSAHESEWTLRRLHAGELPASDAARARSHAAGCAPCAEVLRRFAQVQSQFEAQVPFERFEAGIEQALERHRTEDRTRAKARPRWVAPLVSLAASVLLVVLVRPLMNTESSSNRLKGGAVAELRIGGGDAPQRVVDANLREALRPGERVRLGYTADTHRFVAALSIDAAGEVTALYPDTGESLPVEPGEGMHWLPGSLEFTGTGAERVVVLLTDAPLDMDALRDAARRAYAVSGRDLDLMPALDVPGEQTQWTLLKP
- a CDS encoding RNA polymerase sigma factor, whose protein sequence is MTGTSQPILRVIEGGASQDRRAFLRELYSKYGGSVQERCRYLLKDATKAEDAMQDVFARALSHGESFRAEASPLTWLMKIATHHCLNQLRSEGAAWRRWFERDAAARPEGHGGPEAMETRVLVRRLLARVDAETQAAAIHYHVDGMTLEEVAALLGRSVPTVRKRLEHFATLGGEELTVR